A single genomic interval of Picosynechococcus sp. PCC 7003 harbors:
- the glyS gene encoding glycine--tRNA ligase subunit beta: protein MATYLIEVGTEELPADFVAAAIAQLKDRVSHSLTEYFLTPDGIEVYGAPRRLAVLIQGLPDQQADREEEIKGPPAAAAFKEGQPTKAAEGFARKQGVEVAALEVRPTEKGDFVFVQKKTLGRPTPEILQELVLGWFTALEGRRFMRWADGDLRFPRPIRWLVSLWNEAVLPLELVNGSGQLEAGRISRGHRILHQGDVTLNNAADYVATLQQAFVEVDPQVREEKIVAGVKAAAAEIGGEAEMPADLLAEVVNLVEYPTAVVGDIEAEFLELPTEVITTVMVTHQRYFAVRDRQDKTKLLPKFITISNGDPKKSDIIAAGNGRVIRARLADGQFFYRADCDEHLETYLPQLEAVTFQEELGTMRDKVDRIMEISQQIAEQLGLSEEEKEIIASTAMLCKADLVTQMVYEFPELQGIMGQKYALVSGEAPAVAEGIFEHYLPRNADDILPQTLAGQVVGMGDRLDTLFSIFGLGMIPSGSSDPFALRRAANAIITVAWDAGLEIDLRELLAQGAQDFVTAHPDKDSPLENLQSFFIQRIQTLLQDEKGIDYDLVNAVLGDDAEYTERALTDLLDVGDRAEFLQSIRNDGQLEQIYATINRSAKLAAKGNLSTDSLDPTGVINPEKFEQNSERDLYAGLVELVPTTEAARTERDYQKLIDGLAALAPTVERFFDGEDSVLVMAEDPAVRENRLNLLGLLRNHARVLADFGAIVKQ from the coding sequence ATGGCAACCTACCTCATTGAAGTTGGTACAGAAGAACTCCCTGCTGATTTTGTCGCGGCGGCGATCGCCCAATTAAAAGATCGCGTTTCCCATAGTCTCACGGAGTATTTTCTCACCCCAGACGGAATCGAAGTCTACGGAGCGCCCCGACGCCTGGCTGTGTTAATTCAAGGGTTGCCAGACCAGCAGGCCGACCGGGAAGAAGAAATTAAAGGCCCCCCTGCTGCCGCCGCATTTAAAGAGGGACAACCCACCAAGGCCGCCGAAGGTTTTGCCCGGAAACAGGGAGTCGAAGTAGCGGCCCTAGAAGTGCGCCCCACGGAAAAAGGAGACTTTGTTTTTGTCCAAAAGAAAACCCTTGGTCGCCCCACCCCAGAAATTTTGCAGGAACTGGTTTTGGGTTGGTTTACGGCCCTCGAAGGGCGGCGGTTTATGCGGTGGGCCGATGGGGATCTGCGTTTTCCGCGACCAATCCGCTGGTTAGTATCTCTCTGGAATGAGGCTGTGTTACCGCTGGAACTGGTGAATGGCTCCGGTCAGTTAGAGGCGGGTCGTATTTCTCGCGGGCACCGGATTTTACATCAAGGGGATGTGACTTTAAATAATGCGGCTGATTATGTGGCCACCTTGCAGCAAGCCTTTGTGGAAGTTGACCCCCAGGTGCGGGAAGAAAAAATTGTTGCTGGCGTCAAAGCGGCGGCGGCAGAGATTGGTGGTGAAGCAGAAATGCCCGCTGATCTCCTCGCTGAGGTGGTGAATTTAGTGGAATATCCCACAGCCGTGGTCGGAGACATTGAGGCAGAATTTTTAGAGTTGCCCACGGAAGTGATTACGACGGTGATGGTCACCCACCAACGCTATTTTGCGGTGCGCGATCGCCAAGATAAAACGAAGCTCCTACCGAAATTTATTACCATCTCCAACGGCGACCCCAAGAAATCAGATATTATCGCTGCGGGCAATGGTCGGGTGATCCGGGCGCGGTTAGCGGATGGTCAGTTTTTCTACCGGGCCGACTGTGATGAACATTTAGAAACCTATTTGCCCCAACTAGAAGCCGTCACCTTCCAGGAAGAGTTGGGGACGATGCGGGACAAAGTAGACCGCATCATGGAAATTTCCCAGCAAATTGCTGAACAGCTTGGCCTGTCTGAGGAAGAGAAAGAAATTATTGCCAGCACCGCCATGCTCTGTAAGGCGGATTTGGTGACCCAGATGGTCTATGAATTCCCGGAACTTCAGGGCATTATGGGTCAAAAGTATGCCCTAGTCAGTGGGGAAGCGCCCGCCGTGGCTGAGGGGATTTTCGAGCATTATCTACCCCGCAATGCCGATGATATTTTGCCCCAAACCCTCGCGGGTCAAGTGGTGGGCATGGGCGATCGCCTCGATACATTGTTTAGTATTTTCGGCCTGGGAATGATCCCCTCTGGTTCTTCCGATCCCTTTGCACTGCGGCGAGCGGCCAACGCCATTATTACCGTCGCGTGGGATGCGGGTCTTGAAATTGATCTGAGAGAACTACTCGCCCAGGGCGCCCAGGATTTTGTCACCGCTCACCCCGACAAGGACTCCCCCCTCGAAAATCTGCAAAGCTTCTTTATCCAGCGGATTCAAACCTTACTCCAGGATGAAAAGGGCATTGATTATGACCTAGTCAATGCCGTTCTTGGGGATGATGCGGAATACACAGAACGAGCCTTGACGGATTTACTTGATGTAGGCGATCGCGCGGAATTTTTACAGAGCATTCGTAATGATGGGCAACTAGAACAAATCTACGCCACCATTAATCGTTCTGCGAAATTGGCAGCGAAGGGGAACCTCAGCACGGATAGCCTCGATCCGACAGGGGTAATTAACCCGGAGAAATTTGAGCAAAATTCCGAGCGGGATCTCTATGCCGGTTTAGTCGAACTCGTGCCCACCACCGAAGCGGCT